Proteins encoded together in one Vibrio lentus window:
- a CDS encoding TetR/AcrR family transcriptional regulator: MRKVTTEEKLIRIHDAVVQLMERREATDISMYDVAKECGMATSTVYHHYPNIENLFHNLLDDVFIDFDSLLGKCIDAEHVNHWTDINRMIETAYVNYYNDHPIAKKLILGRHTFTELGHADTENDLILGKEVETIYRQFFDVPQLPQSINVFAISLQVADKIYSLSYRQHGHITPELANEAVRLTESYLQLYIPHICPTTMKSQTH; the protein is encoded by the coding sequence ATGCGCAAAGTAACCACCGAAGAAAAGTTAATTCGAATTCATGATGCTGTTGTGCAACTAATGGAACGCCGCGAAGCTACTGATATTTCAATGTATGATGTTGCTAAAGAGTGTGGAATGGCAACATCCACGGTTTATCATCACTACCCAAATATAGAGAACTTATTCCATAACTTGCTAGATGACGTATTTATTGATTTCGACTCTCTGCTAGGTAAATGTATAGATGCCGAGCATGTTAATCATTGGACTGACATCAACCGCATGATTGAAACAGCGTATGTTAATTATTACAACGATCACCCTATTGCCAAAAAGCTTATTTTGGGTCGTCATACGTTCACGGAGTTGGGTCATGCAGACACCGAGAATGACTTAATTCTTGGTAAAGAAGTAGAAACGATTTATCGACAGTTTTTTGATGTTCCTCAATTACCACAATCCATCAACGTCTTCGCTATCTCACTGCAAGTCGCTGATAAAATATACTCTTTGTCTTATCGCCAACATGGACACATCACCCCTGAACTGGCCAATGAAGCCGTTAGACTGACGGAATCATACCTTCAGTTATACATCCCTCACATTTGCCCTACAACAATGAAAAGCCAAACTCATTAG
- the nfsA gene encoding oxygen-insensitive NADPH nitroreductase has protein sequence MNSTIETILGHRSIRQYTDQPIEQQQLDLIVQAGLAASSSSLLQAVSIVRVTDKEKRKLLAEYAGNQAYVENAAEFLVFCIDYQRHAQINPEVKTDFTELTLIGAVDSGIMAQNCMLAAESLGLGGVYIGGLRNSAQQVDELLELPQHTAVLFGMCLGHPAQQPEVKPRLPAHVVMHENQYQPLSLDEIASYDDSMQSYYANRSSNQKQSSWSQQITQKLSGESRPHILPYLNSKQLTKR, from the coding sequence ATGAACAGCACGATTGAAACCATTCTGGGGCACCGCTCCATTCGTCAATATACAGATCAACCAATAGAGCAGCAGCAACTCGATTTAATTGTTCAGGCAGGCCTTGCCGCGTCATCATCGAGCTTATTACAGGCTGTTTCTATCGTGAGAGTGACAGACAAAGAGAAGCGAAAACTGCTAGCCGAATACGCAGGTAACCAAGCTTATGTTGAGAACGCGGCTGAGTTTTTGGTGTTCTGTATCGACTATCAACGCCACGCTCAAATCAACCCTGAAGTGAAAACCGACTTTACTGAACTGACCCTGATTGGCGCAGTCGATTCTGGCATCATGGCGCAAAACTGTATGCTGGCTGCGGAGTCTCTTGGTTTAGGTGGCGTGTACATCGGTGGCTTGCGTAACAGCGCGCAACAAGTCGATGAACTACTGGAACTTCCACAACACACGGCCGTGCTATTTGGTATGTGTTTAGGTCACCCTGCGCAGCAGCCTGAAGTCAAACCTCGCCTTCCTGCTCACGTGGTCATGCACGAAAATCAATACCAACCGTTGAGCTTAGATGAAATTGCCAGCTACGACGATTCAATGCAAAGCTACTACGCGAACCGCTCAAGCAATCAGAAGCAAAGCAGTTGGTCACAACAGATCACACAGAAGTTGTCTGGCGAATCTCGCCCGCACATTCTGCCTTACTTGAACAGTAAA